The following are encoded together in the Candidatus Thorarchaeota archaeon genome:
- a CDS encoding nitroreductase family protein: MVTASRPDSASEASNETKVSPELASLRMIRERRSIREFTGERIPDEHIEMILDAARHAPSPENMLMVRFIVIRDDQDTKVFLADIAQEMAQTAFGGAPFELTSGRNWFIGDPYRAAVYARLRDGELFRYPEKSDTVIIVCASDSWHDAGYLYPNELFGSVVAGMAIMNMWLVASELGYGCGYEALVCSDPRHAELIRDRLGIPPIWLPLTAFCIGKRVRARDLGPSRPPLEGLMYQERWGYPYKRLAFRRKK, from the coding sequence ATGGTTACTGCTTCAAGACCTGACTCTGCCAGCGAGGCGAGCAATGAGACGAAGGTCTCCCCCGAACTTGCCTCTCTGCGGATGATTCGAGAGAGACGCTCTATCCGCGAATTCACTGGCGAGCGCATCCCCGACGAGCACATTGAGATGATACTTGATGCGGCTCGGCACGCTCCCAGTCCAGAGAATATGCTTATGGTCCGCTTCATAGTCATCCGTGACGACCAGGACACGAAGGTGTTCCTTGCGGACATAGCACAGGAGATGGCGCAGACTGCCTTTGGTGGAGCGCCCTTTGAACTCACCAGCGGAAGAAACTGGTTCATCGGAGACCCCTATCGCGCAGCTGTGTATGCCAGACTCCGAGATGGCGAGCTCTTCCGATACCCCGAGAAGTCGGACACTGTGATTATAGTCTGTGCGAGTGACTCATGGCACGATGCAGGCTACTTGTATCCGAACGAGCTGTTCGGCTCGGTAGTAGCAGGTATGGCCATCATGAACATGTGGCTTGTGGCCTCTGAGCTAGGATATGGCTGCGGATACGAGGCTCTGGTCTGTTCGGACCCCCGACACGCAGAACTGATCCGCGATCGACTTGGAATCCCGCCCATATGGTTGCCGCTGACCGCCTTCTGTATAGGCAAGCGGGTTCGCGCACGCGACCTAGGTCCCAGCCGACCTCCACTTGAAGGTCTGATGTATCAGGAGCGATGGGGCTACCCATACAAGCGGCTTGCTTTCAGGAGGAAGAAGTGA